In the genome of Paenibacillus sp. GP183, the window GCAACGGCCATCATTTTCTTCCTGATTGCAGCGGCAACAGCGAGGTTGATAATAACCTATAAGGATAAAGCCGGCAAGCTCTTTAGCCGGACGTTTCTACTCTATGTTGTCCTTGGAATCGTTTCATTATTTTGGTCTTCCCTCTTTATTTTGTTCATCATAGGGTTACCGCTCACTACAGACGGTGCCCAAATGCCTTCATTTGCAACATGGGTATTGCAAGTGGCGGATACTTTTAAAACGATTCTTGCCAAACAACCGCTACTGCAAATTCTGGTTGCAGCCATCGTTACGGGATGGGTGAGTGCTTCCATGAAACAAGTACATGTAGTGGCTAACGGTATTATTCGTATAAGTGACGGTATTTTAAAAGTATTTAAGTGGCTGCTCTGGTATTACCCGATCATGATAGGCTGTCTTGCCATTTATGTACCTATGAAATTTGGGGCTAAAGGGGTTGTTTATTACGGTAAAACCGTCATTTATGTAGCAATTGTATCCATATCGTGGGCACTCTTAATGATGATAGTAACAAAGCTGATCACAAAACGGTCTTGGAAACAGCTGCTATCCTATTTTTGGACAGTATATCCTACCGGTTTCGGGACTGGCGGTTCGTACGACACACTGGCGGTAAACATTATTTCTGCAGAAAAGGATTTGCAATTACAACCGGAAATTGCGGAAGTATCTATTGTATTTGGTACTGTACTAAATAAAAACGCGGCGACCATGGCGGTGATGCTCTGTACTGTAACGGTTTGTTGGATGTTACAAATCCCGATTTCATTTACTGAGATTCTGCTATTGATCCTGCCTCTCTGGATTTTAGGGTTGGAATCTCCCGGTGTTCCCGGAGGAGCCGGATTTTTTATGTCCCCGATTATAGCCGCAATTTTGCAAGTGCCGGATTCGAACCTGTTTGTTACAACTTTCGTAGCCATGTATTCCGGATTAATTCCCATGCTGACCACAGGAACTAATACGGTTGATGATGGTTTCATCGGCGCTATGCTGGAAGACCGCTTTGCACGCTCATTGATTAAGGAGGTCTCGTCGTCATGAAAGTTTTAGGATATCTCGTATTATTGTTAGGGGTCTGGATGATGGTTTCTCCACAAGCGATAATCGGTCTCCAAGAGCTGAAATGGATAGCAAAATATGCGTTTCCCGGGGAGGCCTTCCTTGGAGCATTGGTGGCCGCCGGTTCGTTTTTGTTGATTCGGCCGTCCAAATCACAAGAGTAAACATTATCAGGAAGACTTTTATGTTGATTTACAGTCGTCCGGATTTCCGGACTCTCCGGACCTTCTACCATTCGGATTTGATATTTTTGGCAAGATAATCCTTATCTGCTGTAGCTACAAAAAAAGAAATTCGCAAATAATTTCAGCATCTGGACTTACAGTTTGGCAGAAAAATGTAATTTATTATTGTCAAACCGCCAAAGATGGATTATAATTAAAACGATATTGGTAATACCACTTACCACAAAGATCAGTCATCTAAATCATCTTCAAGGAGGCTCACGCGATGCACAAGTTTCTGATTCACAAACGGGGAGACCACGTCGGAGTAGCTACGAGAGACATCGAATCCGACGAAAAAGTAATCGGCGTCTACATGGACGACGATTCGACCATTGAGGTGACAGCCAAAGGGCAAATACCGTTGGGGCACAAAATTGCCATAGTGGATTTGGATCCAAAAGGTTCCGTTATCGAGTATGGTTTACCGATCGGATCTGCTCCGGTAGGTTTTATAATCGGTGACTATGTTCACACACACAATATTAAAACTTTGAGGTGGTAGACGATGAAACAACTGTATGGTTACCGTCGTGAAAACGGCAAAGTAGGGATTCGCAATCATGTTGTCATTCTTCCGGTAGACGATATTTCCAACACCGCTTGCGAAGCGGTGGCGCGTAACATTCAAGGCGTGATTGCACTGCCGCATGCCTACGGGCGTCTTCAATACGGGAAAGATCTTGAGCTGCATTTCCGCACCATGATTGGAACCGGTTCCAACCCGAACGTGGCAGCCGTTATCGTCATCGGCATTGAGCCGAACTGGACGAAAATCATTGCCGACGGCATTGCCAAAACCGGCAAACCGGTTGCCAGTTTCTCCATCGAGGGCAACGGCGATCTGGAAATCATTCGGCAAGCGTCCTGGAAAGCGAAAGAATTCATACAATGGGCCTCCGAGCTGCAGCGCGAGGCGATCGAGTTGAAAGACTTGACTGTGAGCATCAAATGCGGCGAGTCGGACACAACCACTGGACTCGGCTCCTGCCCGACCGTCGCGCAAGCGGTCGACCGTCTGGTCGATGCGGGAGCGACCGTATTCTTCGGCGAAACTTCCGAGCTCACCGGCGGCGAGCATCTCATCGCCGACCGGTGCGCCACTCCGCAAGTGCGCCAGAAGTTCATGGCAATTTATGATGATTACATTTCCGAAATCAAATCCCAAGGTGTCGATCTCCTTGGCTCTCAGCCAACTCAAGGCAACATCGCCGGCGGCTTGTCCACGATCGAGGAAAAAGCGCTCGGAAACATCGAAAAAACGGGTACGAAGAAAGTGATCGGCGCCCTTGAGCCTGCGGAAATGCCGCAAAACGGTCCGGGTTTGTACTTTATGGATTCTTCCTCCGCGGCGGCAGAGTGCATCACCTTAATGGCGGCCGGTGGAGCGGTTCTCCATTTCTTCCCGACCGGTCAAGGAAACATCATCGGCAATCCGATCGAGCCGGTTATTAAAGTAAGTGCCAATCCGAATACGGTAAACTCGATGAGCGAGCATATCGACGTAGACTGCAGCGGTCTGCTGTCCCGTGATATCAACCTGACCCAAGCGGGAGACATGCTGATGGAATATCTGTGCAGAGTCGTCAACGGGCGTTATACTTCTGCAGAGGCGCTTGGACATAAAGAATTCGTCATGACCAAACTGTACCGCAGCGCATAATGTATAACTTTACTTAACCCTATATATTTAGAATGCCATTCCTTTAGTTGGATGCCCTACCGGGTATCCAACTATAGATTTATATGAGGTGATCACATGCCTTCCCCTACTATTCCATCTCATTACCTCCCCCGGGAGTTGGTCGGTTTCGTGCAAAACGTATTCATCCGGTTGGGAATGCCCCAATCGGATGCAGCCGTCGCGGCCGATTCTTTGGTTCAGGCGGATCTGGAAGGAAATGAAAGTCACGGCATCAGCCGGCTTGGCATCTATGCCAAACGGATGCGGGAGGGACGCATTGCCGCGGTTCCCGATATCCGCCTTGAAACATGCGGGTCCGTTCTGAAAGTTGACGGCGGGAATGGTCTTGGGCAGGTCGTGTCGTACCGCGCTTTGGAAGCGGCCATTCCTCTGGCAGAAGAATCCGGGATACTCAGCGTGTTTGTAAACAACAGCAACCATTTCGGGACGGCAGCCTACTTCTGCCAACAAGCATGTCGGTCGAATATGGCATTGATCGCCATGACCAATTCGCCCCCCGGCATTGCCCCGTGGGGCGGCAAAAAAGCTTTCTTCGGAACCAATCCGATTGCATTCGGCTTCCCCGCCCGCGAGGATCCTCCGGTACTCATCGATATGTCGTCAAGTGTGGTGGCCAGAGGTAAAATCATTCTCGCCGATAAAGTAGGAAAACAAATTCCGCAAGGCTGGGCTATCGATGAAGAAGGTGTCGAAACGACCGACCCGGCCTCTGCTCTTCGCGGCGCGGTACTTCCTCTCGGAGGAGCCAAGGGATACGCTCTGGCGCTGGCCATTGAAATAAT includes:
- a CDS encoding UxaA family hydrolase, giving the protein MHKFLIHKRGDHVGVATRDIESDEKVIGVYMDDDSTIEVTAKGQIPLGHKIAIVDLDPKGSVIEYGLPIGSAPVGFIIGDYVHTHNIKTLRW
- a CDS encoding Ldh family oxidoreductase, which gives rise to MPSPTIPSHYLPRELVGFVQNVFIRLGMPQSDAAVAADSLVQADLEGNESHGISRLGIYAKRMREGRIAAVPDIRLETCGSVLKVDGGNGLGQVVSYRALEAAIPLAEESGILSVFVNNSNHFGTAAYFCQQACRSNMALIAMTNSPPGIAPWGGKKAFFGTNPIAFGFPAREDPPVLIDMSSSVVARGKIILADKVGKQIPQGWAIDEEGVETTDPASALRGAVLPLGGAKGYALALAIEIMTGVLSSAAYGPHVNNLYKDGDPPANVGHSFILLNIAKWMAIDHYFAIIEQFIQDVKAVPKSKGTDEIFYPGERRYNKFKERSNQGLHIAHEVVTELKLLGEEMGILFPEGANP
- a CDS encoding cation:dicarboxylase symporter family transporter, producing MSNIYEMSEPNPNKLATKQQKRINLRKIPLAYWVIMTLILGFGLGLYLPNNKIVQVIAKSGTYFPKTVVTFATAIIFFLIAAATARLIITYKDKAGKLFSRTFLLYVVLGIVSLFWSSLFILFIIGLPLTTDGAQMPSFATWVLQVADTFKTILAKQPLLQILVAAIVTGWVSASMKQVHVVANGIIRISDGILKVFKWLLWYYPIMIGCLAIYVPMKFGAKGVVYYGKTVIYVAIVSISWALLMMIVTKLITKRSWKQLLSYFWTVYPTGFGTGGSYDTLAVNIISAEKDLQLQPEIAEVSIVFGTVLNKNAATMAVMLCTVTVCWMLQIPISFTEILLLILPLWILGLESPGVPGGAGFFMSPIIAAILQVPDSNLFVTTFVAMYSGLIPMLTTGTNTVDDGFIGAMLEDRFARSLIKEVSSS
- a CDS encoding UxaA family hydrolase; translation: MKQLYGYRRENGKVGIRNHVVILPVDDISNTACEAVARNIQGVIALPHAYGRLQYGKDLELHFRTMIGTGSNPNVAAVIVIGIEPNWTKIIADGIAKTGKPVASFSIEGNGDLEIIRQASWKAKEFIQWASELQREAIELKDLTVSIKCGESDTTTGLGSCPTVAQAVDRLVDAGATVFFGETSELTGGEHLIADRCATPQVRQKFMAIYDDYISEIKSQGVDLLGSQPTQGNIAGGLSTIEEKALGNIEKTGTKKVIGALEPAEMPQNGPGLYFMDSSSAAAECITLMAAGGAVLHFFPTGQGNIIGNPIEPVIKVSANPNTVNSMSEHIDVDCSGLLSRDINLTQAGDMLMEYLCRVVNGRYTSAEALGHKEFVMTKLYRSA